A window of the Methyloprofundus sp. genome harbors these coding sequences:
- a CDS encoding pseudaminic acid cytidylyltransferase, with protein MARGVNLKVAIIPARGGSKRIPRKNIKAFCGKPMLAYAIETAKASQLFDKIIVSTEDEEIAAVANKYGAETPFVRPADLADDFTNTNAVLIDAIEQLTAGGDRVASVCCIYATTPFLQAKYLQQGYEQLMRHNSSFAFSVTTFPFPVQRAIRITEEGLIEALHPENNFVRSQDLEEVYHDAGQFYWGKVEAFLEERVFFSRESVPIILPRYLVQDIDTPEDWTRASYMYKAMQLQNNE; from the coding sequence GTGGCGAGAGGTGTTAATTTGAAAGTAGCAATTATTCCAGCGCGTGGAGGTAGTAAGCGTATTCCACGCAAAAATATAAAGGCATTTTGTGGTAAACCAATGCTTGCCTATGCGATAGAAACCGCCAAAGCGAGTCAGTTATTTGATAAAATAATTGTTTCGACTGAAGATGAGGAAATTGCTGCAGTTGCAAATAAATATGGTGCAGAAACGCCTTTTGTGCGACCAGCAGATTTGGCAGATGATTTTACCAATACCAATGCAGTCTTGATAGATGCAATAGAGCAGTTAACAGCGGGTGGTGACAGGGTTGCTAGTGTATGTTGTATTTATGCCACGACCCCGTTTCTACAAGCAAAATACCTGCAGCAAGGTTATGAGCAATTAATGCGTCATAATAGCTCTTTTGCCTTTTCGGTTACGACGTTTCCTTTTCCGGTACAACGCGCTATTCGTATTACCGAGGAGGGTTTGATTGAGGCTTTGCATCCTGAAAATAATTTTGTACGCTCCCAAGACCTAGAGGAAGTTTATCATGATGCAGGTCAGTTTTACTGGGGTAAAGTAGAGGCTTTTTTGGAAGAGCGGGTGTTTTTTTCGCGTGAATCGGTGCCGATTATTTTGCCCCGATATTTAGTGCAGGATATTGATACCCCCGAAGATTGGACGAGAGCCAGTTATATGTATAAAGCAATGCAATTACAAAATAATGAGTGA
- a CDS encoding spore coat polysaccharide biosynthesis protein SpsF: MSDINYKTEQEQFWSGKFGDAYVDRNVGGGLIESNIAFFAKIFAHTGLIDSLIELGANRGINLQAIKRLLPDTQLDAVEINKTAHDLLLKWGGCTHVYHQSALDFSATQQYDLSIVKGVLIHISPEYLDKMYDVLYQSSKRWILIAEYYNPTPVEIEYRGHAGRLFKRDFAGELMDRYPDLKIVDYGFVWHRDARYPLGDTNWFLMEKPT, translated from the coding sequence ATGAGTGATATAAATTATAAAACAGAGCAAGAGCAGTTTTGGAGTGGTAAATTTGGTGATGCATATGTAGACAGAAATGTTGGTGGTGGGTTGATAGAAAGTAATATTGCTTTCTTTGCTAAAATTTTTGCGCATACTGGATTAATTGACTCTCTTATTGAACTGGGTGCGAATAGAGGCATCAATTTGCAAGCAATCAAACGCTTATTACCTGATACTCAATTAGATGCAGTAGAAATTAATAAAACGGCACATGACTTACTGCTTAAATGGGGCGGTTGTACCCATGTGTATCATCAATCGGCACTGGATTTTTCTGCCACTCAGCAATATGATTTATCTATTGTTAAAGGTGTATTGATTCATATTAGTCCCGAATATTTAGACAAAATGTATGACGTTTTGTACCAGTCTTCAAAACGTTGGATCTTAATTGCGGAATATTATAATCCTACCCCTGTAGAAATAGAGTATAGAGGTCATGCAGGGCGCTTATTTAAACGTGATTTTGCAGGTGAGTTAATGGATCGTTACCCTGATTTAAAAATTGTTGACTATGGTTTTGTATGGCATAGAGATGCGCGCTATCCACTGGGTGATACTAACTGGTTTTTAATGGAAAAGCCCACTTAA
- a CDS encoding UDP-4-amino-4,6-dideoxy-N-acetyl-beta-L-altrosamine N-acetyltransferase — MPILNDIKLIYALGFLQRDGKYLIINTVDASEQGSLINFIDLSDAQKKRVLSWRNHASVRYWMYQPELITLAEHLDFINSLASRQDKQYLMLATEQEELGVIDFLAIDAQQTSCSFGLYANPEIQRRGVGSQLMSIAIAYAQSILKIQLIKLEAFADNTRALKLYERFNFVVTEDKIVNHKKVLCMQLNILTSK; from the coding sequence GTGCCGATTTTGAATGATATTAAGCTTATTTATGCGTTGGGTTTTTTGCAACGAGATGGCAAATATTTAATTATAAATACCGTTGATGCCAGTGAGCAGGGCAGCTTGATAAATTTTATTGACTTAAGCGATGCCCAAAAAAAGCGCGTACTTAGCTGGCGTAATCATGCATCGGTCAGGTATTGGATGTATCAACCTGAGCTGATTACTTTAGCAGAACACTTGGATTTTATTAACAGCTTAGCAAGCCGTCAGGATAAGCAATACTTAATGCTTGCTACAGAGCAAGAAGAATTAGGGGTTATTGATTTTTTGGCAATTGATGCGCAGCAAACTAGTTGTAGTTTTGGCCTATATGCCAATCCAGAAATACAGCGGCGTGGTGTGGGCAGTCAACTCATGAGCATAGCAATAGCTTATGCACAGAGTATCTTAAAAATTCAGCTGATCAAGCTAGAGGCTTTTGCAGACAATACCCGTGCGTTAAAGTTGTATGAAAGGTTTAATTTTGTCGTAACGGAGGACAAAATAGTGAACCATAAGAAAGTATTGTGTATGCAATTAAATATACTTACTTCTAAGTAA
- a CDS encoding N-acetylneuraminate synthase has protein sequence MNPKIIIAGRNIGADFPPYVIAEMSANHNGDIDNAYKIIAMAKQAGADALKMQTYTPDTLTIDCDLPDFQLTEGLWAGRTLYNLYQEAYTPWDWHKPLFDYARQLGVTLFSSPFDSTAVDLLEDLNTPAYKIASFEAVDLPLIKYVAQTGKPMIISTGMADLQEISEAIHAARENGCHDLVLLHCVSSYPAPIAQSNLRIMSDLAQKFKIPIGLSDHTMGTTAAIAAVALGACVIEKHVTLSRAAEGVDGSFSLEPDELQSLCQQTKASWQALGVVSYKQQPAEQENIRFRRSIYVVENIKQGEQLTAKNIRIIRPGYGLKPKYLPEVMGKYAEKDLHRGHALSFADVQAHV, from the coding sequence ATGAACCCAAAAATTATCATAGCAGGGCGCAATATTGGTGCAGACTTTCCTCCGTATGTGATTGCCGAAATGTCGGCTAATCATAATGGTGATATCGACAATGCCTATAAAATTATCGCCATGGCGAAGCAGGCAGGAGCTGATGCGCTGAAAATGCAAACCTACACACCTGATACTCTTACCATAGATTGTGATTTGCCTGATTTTCAATTAACCGAAGGTCTATGGGCTGGGCGTACACTGTATAATTTGTACCAAGAAGCTTATACTCCTTGGGATTGGCATAAGCCGTTATTCGATTATGCGCGGCAATTAGGGGTTACCCTCTTTAGTTCACCATTTGATAGCACAGCAGTAGATTTGCTAGAAGACCTAAATACGCCTGCCTATAAAATTGCCTCATTTGAAGCGGTAGATCTGCCGCTTATTAAATATGTTGCCCAAACTGGTAAGCCAATGATTATTTCTACAGGCATGGCAGATTTGCAAGAAATCAGTGAGGCGATCCATGCGGCAAGAGAAAATGGGTGCCATGACTTGGTTTTATTGCATTGTGTCAGCAGTTATCCTGCACCAATCGCCCAATCTAATTTAAGGATAATGAGCGATTTGGCGCAGAAATTTAAAATACCTATCGGATTATCAGACCATACTATGGGCACTACTGCAGCGATTGCAGCAGTTGCTTTAGGTGCCTGCGTGATCGAAAAACATGTCACTTTAAGCCGTGCAGCTGAAGGTGTGGATGGTTCCTTTTCTCTGGAACCTGACGAATTACAATCCCTATGCCAACAAACTAAAGCAAGCTGGCAGGCATTGGGTGTGGTTAGTTATAAACAGCAGCCTGCCGAACAGGAAAATATTCGTTTTCGCCGCTCTATTTATGTGGTAGAAAATATTAAACAGGGCGAACAGTTGACCGCTAAAAATATCCGTATCATTCGCCCTGGTTATGGCCTGAAGCCTAAATACTTGCCTGAAGTTATGGGGAAGTATGCAGAAAAGGATTTGCATAGAGGCCATGCATTATCCTTTGCAGATGTGCAAGCTCATGTCTAA
- a CDS encoding myo-inositol 2-dehydrogenaseD-chiro-inositol 1-dehydrogenase: MSKDKLTVLIVGCGNIAGRFDEQRGVDALPYTHAGAYHRDEHFEVVACVEPDTQRQQEFRQYWHIAQGFTKLEEVLAAGQTYDVISICSPSAAHFQDLQLAIQLRPQLIFCEKPVTYSIAETEQVIAECAALNILLLVNYTRAWDPACTRLKAEYATGKWGELRSITGLYNKGILNNGSHMLDLLYSLLGDIKLQYVGRPVYDFFADDPTIPVFLEGPQALPIQLAISHAADYAVFELQLVFEKGIIVMEAGGLSWRERGVEDNKEMAGYRKLKNSVFRAGEYQQAMLSAAANIYNAINVGEKLAKTGGDALKVQCLCEQIKRETLQSNEVGIFQ; encoded by the coding sequence ATGTCTAAAGATAAGTTAACGGTATTAATTGTTGGTTGCGGTAATATTGCGGGACGCTTTGATGAGCAGCGCGGTGTTGATGCATTGCCCTATACACATGCAGGTGCCTATCATCGTGATGAGCATTTTGAGGTCGTGGCTTGTGTCGAACCTGATACGCAACGGCAACAGGAGTTTAGACAATATTGGCATATTGCACAAGGATTTACTAAGTTAGAAGAGGTGCTTGCAGCAGGACAAACTTATGATGTCATCAGTATTTGCTCACCTAGCGCAGCACATTTCCAAGATTTGCAACTTGCTATACAGCTACGCCCGCAACTTATATTTTGTGAAAAGCCGGTGACTTATTCTATTGCAGAAACGGAACAAGTTATTGCTGAATGCGCTGCTTTAAATATTTTATTACTGGTTAATTATACCCGTGCTTGGGATCCTGCTTGCACTAGGCTGAAAGCAGAATATGCTACTGGTAAATGGGGCGAATTACGCTCAATAACAGGGTTATATAATAAAGGTATATTAAATAACGGTTCACATATGTTGGACTTGCTTTATTCCTTATTGGGAGACATTAAGCTTCAATATGTAGGTCGTCCAGTCTATGACTTTTTCGCGGATGACCCGACTATACCCGTTTTTTTAGAGGGGCCCCAAGCTTTGCCTATTCAGCTCGCTATTAGTCATGCTGCAGATTATGCAGTATTTGAACTACAACTGGTATTCGAGAAAGGTATTATTGTGATGGAGGCAGGTGGCTTGAGTTGGCGTGAGCGTGGGGTGGAAGATAACAAAGAAATGGCGGGGTATCGTAAGTTAAAGAATAGTGTTTTTCGCGCAGGAGAGTATCAGCAAGCCATGCTAAGTGCGGCTGCCAATATTTATAATGCAATTAATGTGGGTGAAAAATTAGCGAAAACGGGGGGCGATGCTTTAAAAGTGCAATGCTTGTGTGAGCAGATTAAACGAGAAACTTTGCAGAGTAATGAGGTAGGTATTTTTCAATAA
- a CDS encoding perosamine synthetase translates to MNEKNKSTKLAIFGGDKTINTEFKHYNSIGRQERQAAIDALETGVLSQFLGAWHDDFYGGPKVQQFERDCEAFFKVKHAVTVNSLTSGLIAAVGALGIEPGDEVIVSPWTMCASATAILHWNAIPVFADIEAETFNLDLVSVEANITPYTKAIIAIDIFGHSADMQALLAIAAKYDLKVISDAAQAPGAYYQDKYAGTLANIGGFSLNYHKHIHTGEGGIMVTDDDAYAERMRLIRNHAEAVVAEKGETNLANMLGYNFRLGEIECAIGIEQLKKLAGIVSRRQAIAEQLTQGLQDLSGLQLPVIKPGCTHAYYVYPMVLDLDLLGLSRQVICAALAAEGVSGLVQGYVNLHLLPIYQQKIAYGTQGFPWSADVCQRNVDYGKGICPVAEHLHEQSFLGLQMCLYELTDQDVDLLIMAFQKVWSGLSQLRDSQLSTSD, encoded by the coding sequence ATGAATGAAAAAAATAAGAGTACAAAGCTGGCAATTTTCGGTGGTGATAAAACCATCAATACTGAATTTAAGCACTACAATTCAATAGGTCGGCAAGAGCGGCAGGCAGCAATTGATGCGTTGGAAACAGGCGTACTTTCTCAGTTTCTGGGTGCATGGCATGATGATTTTTATGGTGGTCCGAAAGTACAGCAATTTGAACGTGATTGTGAAGCTTTTTTTAAGGTTAAGCATGCGGTAACAGTTAATTCATTAACTTCGGGCTTGATTGCGGCGGTAGGTGCATTAGGCATTGAGCCAGGTGACGAAGTGATTGTCAGTCCATGGACGATGTGCGCGAGTGCGACTGCTATATTACATTGGAATGCAATTCCGGTATTTGCTGATATAGAAGCTGAGACCTTTAACCTAGATCTGGTATCGGTAGAGGCCAATATTACCCCATATACCAAGGCAATTATTGCCATTGATATTTTTGGGCACTCTGCTGATATGCAAGCATTACTGGCGATTGCTGCTAAATATGATTTGAAAGTTATTTCTGATGCGGCACAAGCCCCAGGGGCTTATTACCAAGATAAGTATGCTGGTACCTTAGCGAATATTGGCGGTTTTAGCCTTAACTACCATAAGCATATTCATACGGGTGAAGGGGGTATTATGGTCACCGATGATGATGCTTATGCTGAACGCATGCGCCTGATCAGAAATCATGCGGAAGCCGTGGTTGCAGAAAAGGGTGAAACTAACTTAGCGAATATGTTGGGTTATAATTTTCGCTTGGGTGAAATCGAATGTGCGATAGGTATTGAGCAGTTAAAAAAATTAGCGGGTATTGTCAGCAGACGGCAAGCGATTGCCGAACAGTTAACTCAAGGCTTGCAAGACTTGTCAGGTTTGCAGTTGCCCGTTATTAAGCCGGGTTGCACTCATGCTTATTATGTCTATCCTATGGTGTTAGATCTTGATTTATTGGGGCTTTCTCGGCAAGTTATTTGTGCAGCATTAGCGGCAGAAGGTGTATCTGGGTTAGTGCAGGGTTATGTGAATTTGCACCTATTACCTATTTATCAGCAAAAAATAGCTTATGGAACGCAAGGCTTTCCATGGTCGGCTGATGTTTGTCAGCGAAATGTTGATTACGGCAAGGGTATTTGTCCTGTTGCTGAGCACTTGCATGAGCAGAGTTTTTTAGGCTTGCAAATGTGCCTCTATGAACTGACTGACCAAGATGTTGATTTGTTGATCATGGCCTTTCAAAAAGTTTGGTCAGGTTTGAGTCAGTTACGTGATTCTCAGCTTAGTACTAGCGATTAA